The genomic window TTAACTTTACGGTAGAGATTGTGGTAGATGGTTACATTAATACTACAGCCACTTATACGCTTACTATTGACGGCATATTTAACCTTGAAGATATAGACGGAATCGAGGTTGGCGGCGATGTTAACGGAAAGATCGCTTCTGATGAAATCATAGTAGGCGTAACTACATACCGTGTTAGAGTCGGATGGTCTAATATAGATGTTCCTGTCACATTGATTGAGCATAATATAGTAAGCGGTAGATTACCTGCGGGCTTGAGTCTAGATTCTGATGGAAGCATTACAGGCGTTCCTACTGCACAAGGTTCATATAGCTTTGTTGTCGAAACAAGAGTATTAGCAGAAACAACCCATCCTCAACAAGGATATATAAGCCTTGAATACTTCTATAAAACTCCTCTTACAATAGAAGTTGGCGCTCCTGTTACGTTTACGGTAACTTTTGACAGCAACTTTGAAGGTTCGACACCGGTTGTCGCTGTGGTAAGAGAGGGTGAAAAGGCTACTCCTTTGGCTTCTTATCGCGCAGGATATGTGTTTACTGGTTGGTATGCTGATGAAGATTGCACGATTGAGATGGATTTCTCTCAAGCTATAACCGAAGACATAACGGTATATGCGGGATGGAAATCACTAAGCGAAATGGATGACGCCCAAAAATCAATAACGGACGATATCGATGATATCATCTCTGGAATTGACGACCTTAACGAGGATATTAATGACCTTAATACAGTCATAGACGACCTTAATGCTCAACTAGATGATTCCAATGACAAGCTAAGTGTTGCTAAGACTATAGGCATTGTCGGCACTATTATTGGCACGATAGGACTTCTCTCAGCTATTGCTGCTGTAATTCTCAATATCCTTAAAAAGA from Clostridia bacterium includes these protein-coding regions:
- a CDS encoding putative Ig domain-containing protein, translating into ASNPGNINEINEGASAAYKDATTMLDGTELYEEGDILQSYTQWYAVRKAAKHLLFAQVNSNTMRNGIDLSDITGTTLDSGRQGQSYNADIAQADLQNAVYSLTAGSALPEGLSLSDTGRISGTPTEAGTFNFTVEIVVDGYINTTATYTLTIDGIFNLEDIDGIEVGGDVNGKIASDEIIVGVTTYRVRVGWSNIDVPVTLIEHNIVSGRLPAGLSLDSDGSITGVPTAQGSYSFVVETRVLAETTHPQQGYISLEYFYKTPLTIEVGAPVTFTVTFDSNFEGSTPVVAVVREGEKATPLASYRAGYVFTGWYADEDCTIEMDFSQAITEDITVYAGWKSLSEMDDAQKSITDDIDDIISGIDDLNEDINDLNTVIDDLNAQLDDSNDKLSVAKTIGIVGTIIGTIGLLSAIAAVILNILKKKRI